The sequence TAATGGATATAACGCTTTATATTCTAAATCGCTACCATTAACACTTTCTATATCACTATTATTGCCTACATTAAGTGATAATAATTTCGCTGTATCATTTATTAACAAACCATTAAAGAAATCTAAGGCTACATATAATTGACAATTAATTGAATATGGCTCTGATTCAATCAATAACTGAGTCTTATTTGAGAAATCAACATTCCACTTTATAAAGTTAGATTTATTTTCTTGGTAAAATTGGCCATTTTTTAATGCTGCTCGAATATGACCAACAACATTCGACATATCTGAGCTTTCAATCTTCTTCCCATCGAAAAGAGCAGGATAGAAATTCAGGTGTACGATCATGTCTTGTTCATTACGGACTTGAAGCGTATCGATGGTTGGCACATCCATCACTGACGCATAATAATCATTAAAATTAATAACTTGCTCTGAACAATCAACAAATATTCCCGGAATAAAACTGAAGTTTGGTGTGTTGCCATTGGGCGTCAGTGTAAATGTATTACCAATTCCACCCACCGCCATACCGGTATTTTCTGGTGTGGTAGAAATTGGCGTGTACCAAGGTTGAATAAATTCAACTGCATCACCTTTTTACACAAGTATTCAGAGTCTCCTGAATAGCTCGTATATGGAATTTTATTTTTCATGTTAAAGCCGCCATTGAATATTTTTTTCTTCTTGTTAATATCTTTTAAAAATGGAGATATCAACATGTTTAAAATTATAAATGAAAAGTTTGGAAGTATTGACTCCGTCACATTAATAAATCAACAACATGGTATAGAACTTCAAATAATCAATGGATTTGGTGCTGTTATTAATAAGTATATAGTAAACAACAGTCCATTCTCTTTTATTTGTGGTTATCAGAATTATGATGAACTGATCAACCAACACCCGTTCTTTTCCCGCAGTGCTAAATTATTCCCTTTTCCAAACCGTTTAAACTTGGGTCGTTACCGTTTCGACAACCAAAACCATCAACTCCCAGCTAACTTTCCTTGGTCTGATCACGCCGTACATGGCCTGCTCTACAACCAACCTTTTTCAATCACAAACAGCGTAGCCAATGATGAGTCAGCCAGTGTGACGCTTCAGTATCAAACGTCGTCTTTGCATCCAGGTTTTCCGTTTGCTTTTAACCTTGAAACCACCTTCACTATCGACACAACGGGTAAGCTCTCTTGCTCAACAACCGTCTCTAATTGTGGTGATTATGCTTTCCCATTCGGTGATGCTTGGCACCCTTACTTCTCGCTCGGCAATGACCTAGGACAGTGTGAACTGACCATGTCGCCGTGCGCTGAAGTCGTACACGAGAACGACCTACCCAATGGTGAAAAGTGCGCTTTTGACCATTCGTCTCTGAGTGACGCCCTGATCAGTCAAAGCCTGAATCACTGCTTTGAATTTGAATCGGCTGCGACCAACCAACTGACTTTGACACGCTCAGATTCATCAGCCGCGATTCACTATCAACAAGATGCGAGCTACCCATTTGTTCAGCTGTACACCCCAACGAGTGAACAAAGTATTGCGATAGAACCCATGACTTGCCCTGCTGATGCATTCAATAACCAGATTGGCTTATTAACGCTTAGCCCGAACCAGTCTCAAACCTTCACTTGGCAATGCCAAGCCACCTATCAATCAAAGTAACGAAACCAAACTAAGGCAACTACTGAACGCGAAACTAGCCCCCCAGAGAACGCATTGCTAACGAAAAACCACAACGTAAAAAACAAACGAAAGAAGCTAATCTAAAGAGACTAAACGAAAGAGCAATAAAGGGCGCATAAAGCGCCCTTCTCTTTGTTAGCCTAAAACCACTTCTACCGTGTGCTCACCCGATGTAAATACCGGTGCTTTGTTGCCTGAAATTAGGTCACCATTGACCTTCATCTCAATCACACCTTTACACACGTTATTCGGGTTAGTGACATGAATATGATAAGTCGCACCACGGAACTGACGACGGACTTTGAACTCAGGCCACTCAGCCGGAATACAAGGGTCCACCAGCAAGCCATCAATTTCAGGTCGAACACCCAGAATCCACTGCGTACCTGCAACGTATGTCCAAGATGAGGTACCAGACAGCCATGCATTACGACCTAGGCCGAACTGTTTATGTTCGTCACCCAAGATGTTTTGTGGGTAGCAGTATGGCTCAGACTCAAAGGTATCAATATCGTCGTTCTTCGAAGCCGGGTTAATTTGACGGTAGTACTCGTAAGCACGCTCGCCGTTGCCCATTTTCGCTTCTGCGATCATCACCCATGGGTTTGAATGAAGGAAGATACCGCCGTTCTCTTTCGCACCCGGTGGGTACGTCGAAACACCACCTAGCTGTGGATCAAAACCGTTGTAACCCGGAGTTGAAAGCTTGATGCCATTGGTTGTGTTCAGCTTGTTGTAAACCGAATCTAGCGCTTGTGTGGCACGCTCTTGTGTCGCAAAACCAGAAATGACAGGCCAGCTTTGACCGTTAGTGTAGATCTGCCCTTGTTCATTCTTGTGAGAACCGATCGGCTTGCCTTGATCATCAAAGTAACGCACAAACCATTCGCCATCCCAGCCACACTCATTCACTGTGCTCTGCATTTGTTGGTATTGCTCTTTGAACTGAGTCGTCAGTTGCGCTTCACCACGTAACTCGCAAAGGTCCAACATATCAAGCAGGGCTTTGCCGTACATATTGGCTACCATCATCGACTCAGCACCCGTTGGCAGGTTCACCGTGTCATTCCAGTCAGCAAAACCTAATAACGGAAGGCCGTGCTCACCCGTATTGGTGTACGTAAATTCAATTGAGCGACACAAGTGATCCCACACGGTGCCTGTTTCCACAGGGTTACCCGCTTTGTCTTTTTGGTAGAACGGAATCACTTTATTCAAGAATTCAGCGTTACCGGTTTCTTTCACATATTGAGTTACTGCGTAGATGATCCACAGATGATCGTCGCCGTAGTAATCCGGGCGTTCTTCTTCTTCACGTGAGTCACCCGCGTTCGCTTCCATGGTTGATGGAAAGAATTGGTGCATTGCCGAACCATTGGTGTTTTGCACCGATAGTAGACGCTCAATGAACTCACGCGCCTCTTCTGGCATATGAGTAATCACACCCAATGTATCTTGAGAAGAGTCACGGAAGCCAATACCACGAGCACCATAACCAAGCTGGTACAGAGACAGGTAACGAGACCAGTTTTTGGTTGTGTGGCATTGACGTGGGTTGTGTACGTTAAGCATCGAGTTCATCGCAGGGTCTGGCGTTTCAACCTGAACCGCTTGCAAGTAAGTGTCCCAGTGCTCAGCCAGTTCAGCGAATGCCGAATCAACCGCTTGATGGTCACGGTATTTAGCCAGTAAAGGCTGCGCTGCTTCTAAGCTCTGTTCTTGCGCGATCTGTACAACCGTGCGTTCCGTCTGCTCTGGAGATAACCAT comes from Vibrio bathopelagicus and encodes:
- a CDS encoding aldose 1-epimerase; translated protein: MFKIINEKFGSIDSVTLINQQHGIELQIINGFGAVINKYIVNNSPFSFICGYQNYDELINQHPFFSRSAKLFPFPNRLNLGRYRFDNQNHQLPANFPWSDHAVHGLLYNQPFSITNSVANDESASVTLQYQTSSLHPGFPFAFNLETTFTIDTTGKLSCSTTVSNCGDYAFPFGDAWHPYFSLGNDLGQCELTMSPCAEVVHENDLPNGEKCAFDHSSLSDALISQSLNHCFEFESAATNQLTLTRSDSSAAIHYQQDASYPFVQLYTPTSEQSIAIEPMTCPADAFNNQIGLLTLSPNQSQTFTWQCQATYQSK
- a CDS encoding GH36-type glycosyl hydrolase domain-containing protein; the encoded protein is MMKFGYFDDKNKEYVATTPCTPIKWCNYVGTLDFGGIVDSNGGVLLCKGDPALNRITKYIAQLPNSDFKGSTMYLKVRDEAGNVEVFSPFYTPTLKLLDKFENHTGLSYTTIIAEAFGVRCEVTFFVPKADQVLLQDIKVTNISDKALHVDVVPVYEFTHFDALKQLLNADWVPQTMTLKAHRQESGHTVLEQYAFMKRDYAVNLMTADRPATSFDGDRQSFLGQFGYGTWAAPQALENDELGNTECLRGDNIGALNLRLGWLSPEQTERTVVQIAQEQSLEAAQPLLAKYRDHQAVDSAFAELAEHWDTYLQAVQVETPDPAMNSMLNVHNPRQCHTTKNWSRYLSLYQLGYGARGIGFRDSSQDTLGVITHMPEEAREFIERLLSVQNTNGSAMHQFFPSTMEANAGDSREEEERPDYYGDDHLWIIYAVTQYVKETGNAEFLNKVIPFYQKDKAGNPVETGTVWDHLCRSIEFTYTNTGEHGLPLLGFADWNDTVNLPTGAESMMVANMYGKALLDMLDLCELRGEAQLTTQFKEQYQQMQSTVNECGWDGEWFVRYFDDQGKPIGSHKNEQGQIYTNGQSWPVISGFATQERATQALDSVYNKLNTTNGIKLSTPGYNGFDPQLGGVSTYPPGAKENGGIFLHSNPWVMIAEAKMGNGERAYEYYRQINPASKNDDIDTFESEPYCYPQNILGDEHKQFGLGRNAWLSGTSSWTYVAGTQWILGVRPEIDGLLVDPCIPAEWPEFKVRRQFRGATYHIHVTNPNNVCKGVIEMKVNGDLISGNKAPVFTSGEHTVEVVLG